Within the Deltaproteobacteria bacterium genome, the region CCACGTCCTTCAGCACCTCGACGTAGATCCCGCCGAGCCCGAACATCACGAGGTGGCCGAGCCCGCGCGAGACGCTGGCGCCGACGATCAGCTCGCGCCCCCCGGGGAGGAATTTCTGCACGAGGAAACGGAGCGTGCCGGACGTTCCCAGCCGACCCTGCATCCCCTCGACGGCGGCGCGGACCGCGGCCGCGTCCTTGAGGTTGACGGCGACCCCGCCCATGTCGCTCTTGTGGTCGATCGCTTCCGAGTCGATCTTGACCACGGCCGGGTAGCCGATCGCGTCGGCCGCCGCGACGGCCGCGGCTGCGGTATCCACCACCTTCCAGCCGGCGACGGGGATCCCGTACGCTTCGAAGATCGTGTAGACGTCGGTCGCGGAGAGGACGCCGCGGCCGCTTTTCCGCGCCTTCGCGACGATCGACGCCGCCTTCGCGGCATCCACGCCGGACAGTGATTCCGGCGGACCGATATCGCGCCGCCTGAGGCGCCCGTACCGCGCGAGGGCGCCGAGGGCCCTGGCCGCCGCCGTCGGGTTCGCGTAGAAGGGGACGCCGCCCTCCTTCAGGATCCGCATCGTGATCCGGTACCGTTCCTGGCTGAGATCCGTCATGAAGTTGCAGACGATCGGCTTCTTCCCCAGCGCGCTGACCGCCGCGATCTCCCGCGCCACGGCGTCGGTGTCGGTGAAGGGGGCGGTGACGAAGTTCATGAAGATGCTGTCCACACCGTCGTCGTCGAGGAGCGCGTCCATGGCGGCGCGGAACTGGAGGCCGCCGGCGGTCGCCACGACGTCGATCGGGTTCTCGAGGGCCGCCTGGGGGAACTGGGTCGTCTTGAGCCGAGCGATCGACGCCTCGGAGAGTTTCGGGACGTCGAGGCCGGCGGCGACGAGGACGTCGGTCGCGATGACGGCCGGCCCGCCGGTGTTCGTGATGATCCCGACCCGGTTCCCCGCGGGGATCGGCTGGGTGGCGAACGCCATGGCCGCCCGGGACATCTCCTCCTCGTCTCCGAAGGAGAGGATGCCGGTCTTTTCGAAGATCAACTCGGTGGCGATGTCCACCCCCGCCAGGGAGCCCGTGTGCGACGACGCCGCCTTGGCGCCCTGGACCGTGCGTCCCGCCTTCATCGCGAGCACCGGCTTCTTCGCCGCGACCTCCCGGGCGACGTCGAGGAACTCCTTCGGGTCGGAGAACCCCTCCGTGTAAAGGACGATCGCCTTGCACCCCGCGTCGTCCCCCCAGTAGCGGAGGATCTCGGGGATGGAGACGTCGCAGGCGTTGCCGTTGGAGGCGTACATCCGCATGCCGACGCCCAGGTCGAACAGCCCCTGCATGAGCAGTGCGCCGACCCCGCCGCTCAAGGCCACCACCGAAACGGACCCGGGTTCCGGATAGGTGAAGGTGAAGTTGCAATACGCCTTCAGCGCGGGATCGGTGTTGATGATCCCCTGGCAGTTCGGACCGAACACTCGGACGCCGTACTTCCTCGCGTTGGCGAGGAACAAAGCCTGGAGCTTCGCGCCCTCCTCGCCCATCTCGCTGAACCCGGCGGAGTTGATGACGACCGCCTTGACCCCCTTCTTTCCGCAATCCTCGATCGCCTGGGGAACGAACTTGGCGGGGATGATGATATGCGCGAGATCGACCTCTCCCGGAATCTCGGCCAGGGTCTTGTACGCCTTGATGCCGCGGACCTCCGGGGCCGTGGGGTTGATCGGGTAGATCTCCCCCTTGTAGCCGTACTCCTGGAGGTTCCGAAGGATGACGTTTCCGATCGACAGTTCCTTGGTGGAGGCGCCGATGATGGCGACCGCTTTCGGCCTGAACAGGGCGTCCAGCATCTTATCTCCCCTCCGCGATCTGTTCGATGAACGCCTCGATGTTCGTTTTCGTCTGCTCGTCGGAGATGCAGCGAAGGTCGTTGAGGTCGCCGGAGATGATCAGCGAGGGGACGCCGGTGTCGGCCTCCACCCGTCCGGGCAGGCCGTACCGGCTGTTCGAGTTGTGGGGGCACGTCTTCGCGTCGTGGTAGATGATCCCGTCGATGCGGAACTTCCCGATCATCTCCTTGATGTATTTCTCCTTGTACCGGTCGGAGCGGACGATGAACAGCTCGAGGTACGCCTTCGCCATGCTCCGGATCGGGTCGTTCCCGCTGAAGGACGGGAAGATCCAGCTGCTGCAGTAGGTGGAGGCCAGGACGGTCGACTTGAGATTCGCGAACAGCTCGGAGTGCTGCCGCAGGCGTCCCCACACGGGCATCCCCTCCCAGTAGATCCGCGAGGTTTCCCCGTCGACGGCTCCCACGCCGTCCCGGATTCTCTGCTCGAGTTCGGCGAGGAGGACTTTGTAGTAGTCGATCGCCTCCTGGGTCCCCCGGAGGACGACGGCCGGCCCCATGTGGATCGTCCCGTCGAAGAAGGTGATCGGGGCGGGGGAGGCTCTGGCCGTCTCGAGGACCTGCTTCCACAGCTCTGTGCACTCGCGCGAAAGGGAGACCGTTTCCCGCAGCCGGTCCATGTCGAGTTTCACCCCGGCGATCCCCTCGAGCGTCGGGATCAGGGCCTCGATCTGCCGGGTGACATCGTCGATGTGGGCGTCGGTCACGTCGTTGACGTTCTTGGGAGAGGTGACCCCGATGGAGGGGACCCCGAGTTTCTTCGAGTACCAGGCCATCCAGTCCTGGACGTCGCGGCACTGGTTCGTGTTGTAGACCAGGACATCGGGCTTCGGCACCGACTGGATCCCCGGGTACGCCTTGGCGAGCGGGGTGATCCCCGAAAGATACGCGCCGATGTCGGCCGTGAGATACGAGCAGATGTCCGGCGAGTAGCCGATCGCGTTCGCCGCCGGGATGAGGTCGGTCGACATCCGCATGGCGCCGAGCATGGCGGCGTGGTTTTCCGGGAAGTGAACGGCGAACCCCAGCGCCTGGAGTAGTTCCGCCGGGCCCACGCTGGTGCACCACGCGACCTTCCGCTTCCCGGTGGTGGCCGCCTCGTTCAGACCGTAGAAGTAGTCCGCCATGATCTTGTTCATCCGGTCGGCGGACCGGATCTTCTTTCGCGTCGTCTTCTTCCCTTCAGCCATTGGTCTCTCCCGCGGGG harbors:
- a CDS encoding acetate--CoA ligase family protein, giving the protein MLDALFRPKAVAIIGASTKELSIGNVILRNLQEYGYKGEIYPINPTAPEVRGIKAYKTLAEIPGEVDLAHIIIPAKFVPQAIEDCGKKGVKAVVINSAGFSEMGEEGAKLQALFLANARKYGVRVFGPNCQGIINTDPALKAYCNFTFTYPEPGSVSVVALSGGVGALLMQGLFDLGVGMRMYASNGNACDVSIPEILRYWGDDAGCKAIVLYTEGFSDPKEFLDVAREVAAKKPVLAMKAGRTVQGAKAASSHTGSLAGVDIATELIFEKTGILSFGDEEEMSRAAMAFATQPIPAGNRVGIITNTGGPAVIATDVLVAAGLDVPKLSEASIARLKTTQFPQAALENPIDVVATAGGLQFRAAMDALLDDDGVDSIFMNFVTAPFTDTDAVAREIAAVSALGKKPIVCNFMTDLSQERYRITMRILKEGGVPFYANPTAAARALGALARYGRLRRRDIGPPESLSGVDAAKAASIVAKARKSGRGVLSATDVYTIFEAYGIPVAGWKVVDTAAAAVAAADAIGYPAVVKIDSEAIDHKSDMGGVAVNLKDAAAVRAAVEGMQGRLGTSGTLRFLVQKFLPGGRELIVGASVSRGLGHLVMFGLGGIYVEVLKDVAFKIAPVTRVEAREMLASIKTKALLDGLRGEKGIDKEKVIDLILRVSQLLTDLPMIQEMDLNPILAFEPAVYAVDGRIRI
- a CDS encoding 2-hydroxyacyl-CoA dehydratase family protein, whose product is MAEGKKTTRKKIRSADRMNKIMADYFYGLNEAATTGKRKVAWCTSVGPAELLQALGFAVHFPENHAAMLGAMRMSTDLIPAANAIGYSPDICSYLTADIGAYLSGITPLAKAYPGIQSVPKPDVLVYNTNQCRDVQDWMAWYSKKLGVPSIGVTSPKNVNDVTDAHIDDVTRQIEALIPTLEGIAGVKLDMDRLRETVSLSRECTELWKQVLETARASPAPITFFDGTIHMGPAVVLRGTQEAIDYYKVLLAELEQRIRDGVGAVDGETSRIYWEGMPVWGRLRQHSELFANLKSTVLASTYCSSWIFPSFSGNDPIRSMAKAYLELFIVRSDRYKEKYIKEMIGKFRIDGIIYHDAKTCPHNSNSRYGLPGRVEADTGVPSLIISGDLNDLRCISDEQTKTNIEAFIEQIAEGR